The window CCGGTGGGGTGCTCGTCCTCGTCCCGGTCCTGCTCGGAGCGCCACCGAATCGCCTGGCAGCCGGGGTCGGATTGCCGGGCTGTCTCGCGCTGGCCGGGTTCGGCCTGGCCGTGGCGGCCACCGTCCGCGGGAACCCCATCGCCGCCGCCTCGCTCACCAGCACGCTGGAGGCACTGGCTCCCGGCGTTCTCCGGCCGGCGGCGCCGCTCGCCGAGGCCGGCGTCGTTCTCGGGCTGTCGTGGCTGTGGGCCCGGCGCGCCGTCGCCGACGGCCTCGCGGCGCCAGCCGGGTCGGTCGCCGCCGTCCGTCCGTGGCTCCTGCGCGGGACGGTCGCCCTGTTCGCGGCGACGCTCGTTGCCCCCGCGCTGGGCCCGGGGCTGGCGAGTGCAGCCCGTGACGGGGCCACACACGCGACGCTGGGTGGCCTCGCTGCAGTCACGACCGCGGGATACGCCGCGACGGTCCTGCTCGGTGCGGCCGGCGTCCCCGCGTCGCGCCGGCCGGCGGGGTGGCTGGCGGTCGCCGTCGGCTCCGGGGGGGTCCTGCTCGGGGCGCTCCTCGCCCCGTCGGCGGTCGGCGCGGCCACGCGCGCGCTCGTCGGCGTCGTTCCCGGGTTCGTGCGTGCGGCTGGGTTCCTCACCGACGCCGCCGGGTCGGCCGGCGCCGTCCGGGGCGTGGTGACGCCGCTGGTGGTGTTGCTGGCTATCGCACCGGCGTTCGTCCTGCTCGCGGCGCTGACGGGGGCTGAACGTGTGGGCCTCCTCCGGGGGGAGCGGGGACTCGGCGCGGTGGCTGCGGGCCTCCTGGCGGCCGGCACGCTGGGGTCGGCGGTCCTGACCCGGGACCCTGCGCGGACGGTCGCCGCGGTGGCACTGGCGGTGCTGGTCTGGGACTTCACGGAGTTCGGGCTGTCGATGGACGGGCTCGTCGGCCGGGGAGAAGCGGACAGTACGGCGGATACCGCCGCGCGTTCCGGCCGGCAGTCGGCCGTCGAGCGCGGGCACGCGACGACGAGCCTGGCGGTCGCCGGGGTCGCCATCGCGGCCGGCGTCGGGCTCGGGTCCGTTGCCGACGCCGCCTCGGTGGCCGGACCGGGCGAGGGAGCGGCGGTTGCGTTGCTACTGGGTGCGGCGGCGACGGCGCTCGTCGCCCTCCGCGGTGACTGATTCAGGCACGGAGTCGGTCGATGACGTCGTCCAGGCCACGCTGGGCGCTCTCGCCGTCGTAGTCGGTGGTCAGCCGGCGGACGGTCGTCCCCGTCGCCAGCGAGTAGAGGGTGTCGGCCACGAACTCGGCGTCCACGTCGCGGAATCGGTCGCGGGCGATTCCCTCGCGGACCGCGGCCGCGAACTCCGCCTGCACGCGCTCGTCGAGCGCGTCGAACCGCTTTGCGAACCGCTCGTCGCGTGGCGCGCGCATCCGTAGCTCGAGGAGCGACAGCCGGATGCCCTCGGACCCGTCGTCCTCGGGGACGAGCATCTCGAAGAGGTCGCGCACGCGGTCCTCCGGGTTGCCGGCCGGGTCGGCGCCGACCTCGGAGGCGAACTCCTCGACGAGCCAGTCGAGGAAGTCGACGAGCAGGTCGTCCTTCGCGTCGTAGTGGTAGTACAGCAGCGACTTCGACTTCGAGAACTCGTCGGCGATGGTCTGGATGGTCAGGTCCGCGTACCCGTGTTTCCCCAGCGCCGTGTAGGTGGCGTCCATGATTTCCGCTCGAGTGCCCTGTTCGGTGGGTCGGTGCGAATCTCCGCCGCTTGCGGTCTGTCCGGTCATTGTCTGGTCGTGGAACCGTTCCACTTGACCGAACGAACAGTCCGGGTACAAAAGGGGGTTGTGACGAATCCATCCAAACGTATGCTCTGGGGTCTAACACGTCCGATTTTTCTAGGTGTGGCGTGGCGTTCGGGGGTACACTCGCCCGATTG of the Haloglomus salinum genome contains:
- a CDS encoding TetR/AcrR family transcriptional regulator, whose amino-acid sequence is MDATYTALGKHGYADLTIQTIADEFSKSKSLLYYHYDAKDDLLVDFLDWLVEEFASEVGADPAGNPEDRVRDLFEMLVPEDDGSEGIRLSLLELRMRAPRDERFAKRFDALDERVQAEFAAAVREGIARDRFRDVDAEFVADTLYSLATGTTVRRLTTDYDGESAQRGLDDVIDRLRA